One genomic segment of Bos javanicus breed banteng chromosome 23, ARS-OSU_banteng_1.0, whole genome shotgun sequence includes these proteins:
- the LOC133236411 gene encoding translation machinery-associated protein 7-like has translation MDGPVAGSGEGAAGAVSGRERGKKKPLKQPKKQAEEMDEEDKAFKQKQEEEQKKLEELKAKAAGKGPLATGGIKKSGKK, from the coding sequence atggacggtccGGTGGCAGGGTCTGGGGAAGGGGCGGCAGGCGCCGTGTCGGGCCGCGAACGTGGCAAGAAGAAGCCCCTGAAGCAGCCCAAGAAGCAAGCCGAGGAGATGGACGAGGAAGATAAGGCGTTCAAgcagaagcaggaggaggagcagaaGAAACTTGAGGAGCTAAAAGCAAAGGCCGCGGGGAAAGGCCCCCTGGCCACCGGTGGAATTAAGAAATCCGGCAAAAAGTAA